One stretch of Cohnella algarum DNA includes these proteins:
- a CDS encoding ABC transporter ATP-binding protein: MSAILKLKGVSKAYGTQQVLKPISFEVGEGERICILGPSGCGKSTLLQLVAGLARIDEGEIEMNGVVVERGNHYVPPENRPINMVFQDYALWPHMSIRQNIEYGMKRRKVPKGDMENRLRRLQSLLKLDGLLERLPAQLSGGQQQRVGIARALATEPRLLLMDEPLSNLDVKLRTDMRSELAGLLGDLSIATLYVTHDRMEAFTIANRILVLREGGIDQIGSPSELFERPATPWVAQLMGYHNRLKVRFGDAADSVVLAAGRPVEGVRMTPGAYAGAGVMMLHPESIFVCEGSASDGGNRLEAKAIRAIYEGTRWRLIVETADGQPLHLFHDERVEPDARLTLRLPAQSVMLYADPARSADG, translated from the coding sequence TTGAGTGCGATTTTAAAACTGAAAGGCGTTTCGAAAGCGTACGGAACGCAGCAGGTGCTGAAGCCGATTTCGTTCGAGGTCGGGGAGGGGGAGCGCATCTGCATTCTCGGCCCTTCCGGCTGCGGCAAATCGACGCTGCTCCAGCTCGTGGCCGGGCTTGCCCGCATCGACGAGGGCGAAATCGAAATGAACGGCGTCGTCGTGGAACGGGGGAACCATTATGTGCCGCCCGAAAACCGTCCGATCAACATGGTGTTTCAGGATTACGCGCTATGGCCGCATATGTCGATCCGGCAAAATATCGAGTACGGCATGAAGCGGAGGAAGGTGCCGAAGGGCGACATGGAAAACCGGCTGCGCCGGCTCCAATCGCTGCTGAAGCTGGACGGGCTGCTGGAACGGCTGCCGGCTCAGCTGTCCGGCGGCCAGCAGCAGCGGGTCGGCATCGCCCGGGCGCTGGCGACGGAGCCGAGGCTGCTGCTGATGGACGAGCCGCTGTCCAACCTGGACGTCAAGCTTCGGACGGATATGCGAAGCGAGCTGGCCGGCCTGCTCGGCGACTTGTCCATCGCCACCCTGTACGTGACGCACGACCGGATGGAGGCGTTTACGATCGCCAACCGGATTCTCGTGCTGCGGGAAGGCGGCATCGATCAGATCGGCAGCCCGTCCGAGCTGTTCGAGCGCCCGGCGACCCCTTGGGTGGCTCAATTGATGGGCTATCACAACCGGTTGAAGGTCCGGTTCGGAGATGCCGCGGATTCGGTCGTCCTGGCGGCGGGCCGGCCGGTCGAGGGCGTGCGAATGACGCCCGGCGCCTACGCAGGCGCCGGCGTCATGATGCTGCATCCGGAATCGATTTTCGTATGCGAAGGTTCCGCGTCGGACGGCGGGAACCGGCTCGAAGCGAAGGCGATTCGGGCGATCTACGAGGGGACGAGGTGGCGCCTGATCGTCGAGACGGCCGACGGACAGCCGCTCCATCTGTTCCATGACGAAAGGGTGGAGCCGGACGCGCGGCTGACGCTTCGTTTGCCCGCGCAAAGCGTCATGCTGTACGCGGATCCGGCTCGTTCGGCGGATGGGTAG
- a CDS encoding metallophosphoesterase — protein MGRLFAASDIHGHGHLLECLLDRAGYVPGTDRLILLGDYVNKGPDSAGTLDLVHRLCAEGAVALQGNNERKWLAGVPVATVPDGLAAARYRRFIAGMPLWTEDDGFLFVHAGLRPGIPPGDQTPEDLTEIREPFFRSPAIPGKMVVFGHTSTYRFGLRPDELWLGDGKLGIDTGAGHGLFLSLVELSEGLQWTVSVSPPYAVRQVRLRRPPLSAKGTY, from the coding sequence ATGGGTAGGCTGTTCGCGGCGTCCGACATCCACGGGCACGGGCACCTGCTGGAATGCCTGCTGGACCGGGCGGGGTACGTGCCGGGAACGGACCGGCTGATCCTGCTGGGCGATTACGTCAACAAAGGTCCGGATTCGGCGGGTACCTTGGATCTGGTGCACCGGCTGTGCGCCGAAGGGGCGGTCGCGCTGCAGGGCAACAATGAGCGCAAATGGCTTGCGGGCGTGCCGGTCGCGACCGTTCCGGATGGGCTGGCGGCGGCACGTTATCGCCGTTTTATCGCCGGCATGCCGCTGTGGACGGAGGACGACGGTTTTTTGTTCGTGCACGCCGGCTTGCGTCCGGGCATTCCCCCGGGGGATCAAACGCCGGAGGATTTGACGGAAATCCGGGAGCCGTTTTTCCGCTCCCCCGCTATTCCGGGCAAAATGGTCGTGTTCGGCCATACGTCGACTTACCGCTTCGGCCTCAGGCCGGACGAGCTTTGGCTCGGAGACGGCAAGCTCGGCATCGACACGGGGGCCGGTCACGGCCTTTTTTTGAGCCTGGTCGAATTGAGCGAGGGCTTGCAGTGGACGGTTTCCGTCTCGCCTCCGTATGCGGTCAGGCAGGTTCGACTGCGGCGGCCGCCGTTGAGCGCAAAAGGAACTTATTAG
- a CDS encoding eCIS core domain-containing protein has translation MERSRTFRNGDKAVSSPYSGLGKASPSPLQRRAASPPDRLLAMQRLSVQGNQASLQRLRDGAHEAATAAAPLQRKTGPGGMPAEVLAKMEAAFGADFSDVAIHPNSASATQAGALAYAQGTDIHFAPGQYAPHSRDGQRMLGHELAHVLQQKAGRVVPTGATASGVPLNDDPALEREADELGAKAADADVPAAGAIQRVAGSEAAARTAGGAGAQPIQRLPSKQDVIGELGPPKEHVKNKVAGTRVGRFFKMKENLKENSTRYRGVLDKIEAFDRYVDGTVLGEAPGEMDDQLEHVMSLYATVENAAEQYIADKKADKKTAYMRRLKRAIPMEKLAVQSTVEEHKRHPEMKKPKWKLITSASPFKTVQLDNAMATGAVDRGNLNSVSFFESGIGDEGVFKETKDVILTGDELPPTASEAEFNKAEDEAWVARDHAGIDLKSARLAERNVAMSRLDQLLGAGVIARTEFALRNTGTEIQKGTFMLKAQGKQAGSLMKGGQLAEGASGPGQEGGLPAIDLHDSNLQRCLSRLQLIDALAMQVDRHFGNFFIQFDESGRVLGVTGIDNDMAFGKIKTVAKGRKEFPGISRFVDKELAERILALRDEELVAVMEDLLSPEEMDALLSRLHGLQEHLKQEKTRLLDPDEWNDATAKGMLDEHKSFDNDHSSYYGRMKEAVG, from the coding sequence TTGGAACGTTCCCGTACTTTCCGAAACGGCGACAAGGCCGTTTCCTCTCCTTATTCGGGCTTAGGCAAGGCAAGTCCCTCGCCGCTTCAACGGCGGGCCGCCTCCCCGCCCGATCGGCTGCTTGCGATGCAGCGGCTTTCCGTTCAGGGGAACCAGGCTTCCCTGCAGCGGCTGCGGGACGGCGCGCACGAAGCCGCGACAGCAGCGGCTCCGCTGCAGCGAAAAACCGGACCCGGCGGCATGCCGGCCGAAGTTCTCGCGAAAATGGAAGCCGCGTTCGGGGCGGATTTTTCCGATGTCGCGATTCACCCGAATTCCGCATCCGCGACGCAGGCCGGGGCGCTCGCCTACGCCCAGGGGACCGACATCCATTTCGCTCCGGGGCAGTACGCCCCTCACAGCCGGGACGGCCAGCGGATGCTCGGCCACGAGCTTGCGCACGTGCTGCAGCAAAAGGCGGGCCGCGTCGTCCCGACCGGCGCGACGGCGTCCGGCGTCCCGCTCAACGACGATCCGGCCTTGGAGCGCGAAGCGGACGAGTTGGGGGCCAAGGCCGCCGACGCCGACGTCCCGGCTGCGGGCGCGATCCAGCGAGTCGCGGGCAGCGAGGCCGCGGCTCGGACGGCCGGAGGGGCGGGAGCGCAGCCGATCCAGCGCTTGCCGAGCAAGCAGGACGTGATCGGCGAGCTCGGCCCTCCGAAAGAGCACGTCAAAAACAAGGTAGCCGGCACGCGCGTCGGCCGCTTCTTCAAGATGAAGGAAAATTTGAAGGAAAACAGCACGCGTTACCGCGGCGTCCTCGACAAAATCGAAGCCTTCGACCGCTATGTCGACGGTACCGTTCTCGGGGAAGCTCCCGGTGAGATGGACGATCAGCTAGAGCACGTTATGAGCCTTTACGCCACGGTCGAGAACGCGGCGGAGCAATACATCGCGGACAAGAAAGCCGACAAAAAAACCGCCTACATGCGAAGGCTGAAACGCGCGATTCCGATGGAAAAGCTGGCCGTCCAGTCGACGGTCGAGGAGCACAAGCGCCATCCGGAAATGAAAAAGCCGAAGTGGAAGCTCATCACGAGCGCCTCCCCGTTCAAAACCGTTCAGCTGGATAACGCGATGGCGACGGGGGCCGTCGACCGCGGCAATCTAAACAGCGTTTCGTTTTTTGAAAGCGGGATCGGGGATGAGGGCGTGTTCAAGGAAACGAAAGACGTCATCCTGACCGGCGACGAGCTCCCTCCCACGGCATCCGAGGCCGAATTCAACAAGGCCGAAGACGAGGCCTGGGTCGCCAGGGACCATGCGGGCATCGATTTGAAAAGCGCGCGCCTCGCCGAGCGCAACGTGGCCATGTCGCGGCTCGATCAGCTGCTCGGCGCCGGGGTCATCGCCCGGACCGAATTCGCGCTGCGCAACACGGGAACCGAAATTCAAAAGGGCACCTTCATGCTGAAAGCGCAAGGGAAACAGGCGGGTTCGCTGATGAAGGGCGGGCAACTCGCCGAGGGCGCAAGCGGACCGGGGCAGGAAGGCGGGCTGCCGGCGATCGATCTGCATGACTCGAACCTGCAGCGCTGCCTGTCCCGCCTGCAGCTGATCGATGCGCTCGCGATGCAGGTCGACCGGCACTTCGGCAACTTTTTCATCCAGTTCGACGAAAGCGGCCGCGTGCTCGGGGTTACCGGCATCGACAACGACATGGCGTTCGGCAAAATTAAAACCGTCGCCAAAGGGAGGAAGGAATTCCCCGGCATAAGCCGCTTCGTGGACAAGGAGCTGGCCGAGCGAATTCTCGCGCTGCGCGACGAGGAGCTTGTTGCCGTCATGGAGGATCTGCTCAGCCCGGAGGAAATGGATGCGCTGCTCAGCCGTCTTCACGGCCTGCAGGAGCATTTGAAGCAAGAGAAGACGCGGCTGCTCGATCCCGACGAATGGAACGACGCGACGGCCAAAGGCATGCTGGACGAGCACAAAAGCTTCGACAACGACCATTCCAGCTATTACGGCCGAATGAAGGAAGCGGTAGGCTGA
- the thpR gene encoding RNA 2',3'-cyclic phosphodiesterase translates to MELFVGLDFPFAVNQELEQIQKRLRRFDPSGKYEPPENYHLTLRYIGELPEAESVTANLEPIECKRFRLRLHELGMFENPEKTVIWVNVTGENEALQTLQRRIDRTLTDAGVQVERFSFVPHISLAYDCRTSLSDYFSSCEVTPLSFEVSDFHLYVVHRSPEGSRFRKIRTFNLTE, encoded by the coding sequence ATGGAGCTATTTGTCGGATTGGATTTTCCGTTCGCCGTGAATCAAGAGCTGGAGCAAATTCAAAAAAGGCTGCGCCGTTTCGACCCGTCGGGCAAATACGAACCTCCGGAAAACTACCACCTGACGCTCCGCTACATCGGGGAGCTGCCGGAGGCGGAATCGGTAACGGCGAACCTCGAACCGATCGAATGCAAGAGGTTCCGGCTGCGGCTTCATGAACTCGGCATGTTCGAAAATCCCGAAAAAACCGTGATCTGGGTCAACGTGACGGGGGAGAACGAGGCGCTGCAAACTCTTCAGCGAAGGATCGACCGCACGCTGACCGACGCGGGCGTCCAGGTGGAGCGGTTCTCCTTCGTTCCCCACATCTCGCTCGCCTATGACTGCCGAACTTCTCTTTCCGATTATTTTTCGTCTTGCGAGGTTACGCCGTTATCCTTTGAGGTATCGGACTTTCATTTGTATGTCGTGCACCGTTCGCCGGAAGGCTCCCGTTTTCGAAAGATCAGAACGTTCAATTTGACGGAATGA
- a CDS encoding 5'-nucleotidase C-terminal domain-containing protein: protein MNEKTIPIICINDFHAEIFETEHALGSAKLGGLVKSFKTEHPHAIVVFGGDNYKGDPVSEHLSGEPVTYLIKSLGAKASAVGNHEFDFDLETIRGWSRQGDFTFVAANVLDKRTGRIAEGFEPYAMIEADGAKIAFIGLSTVEQLDRPPYPEDIRALEIVNGAREARKWVAFLNGGGDPRGKPDAIVALTHFGLKHTADRTALIGEEAIDLCRQVPELAGVFTAHWHQFISADIGGIPVVQGGGNGRGFAVLTLRLSSENRLRSVTPGFVDGSGRIEEIPADEDVRLRTDEFKRQAMKTLGAVVGRLEEDIVHKSPVTAEVDMEGTPLTKLAIDVMREQTGCPIAMLYSGRMGLGLPKGEVTLYQLLKLFYFNDEIVTMKLAGADLIKNIENGICTLRRERASPLAFGGLRVVADYDRPYGRRIESVVLENGQPLEPDREYDIAVDEFIASNEMGYDFSAGTERKHTGVFLRDRMIRAIEERGGLAAEYPVYLKVKNKQ, encoded by the coding sequence ATGAATGAGAAAACGATACCGATTATTTGCATTAACGACTTCCATGCCGAAATTTTCGAAACCGAACATGCTCTCGGAAGCGCCAAGCTCGGCGGGCTGGTGAAGAGCTTCAAGACGGAACACCCGCATGCGATCGTCGTTTTCGGCGGCGACAACTACAAAGGGGATCCCGTGTCGGAGCATCTGTCCGGCGAGCCCGTCACCTATTTGATCAAAAGCCTGGGAGCGAAAGCTTCCGCCGTCGGCAATCACGAATTCGATTTCGATTTGGAAACGATCCGGGGCTGGTCGCGGCAAGGCGATTTTACGTTCGTCGCCGCCAATGTGCTGGACAAGCGGACCGGACGCATCGCCGAAGGGTTCGAGCCCTACGCGATGATCGAGGCCGACGGCGCCAAAATCGCCTTCATCGGGCTTTCTACCGTCGAACAGCTGGACCGGCCCCCCTACCCGGAAGACATTCGCGCGCTGGAAATCGTGAACGGCGCCCGGGAGGCCCGGAAGTGGGTCGCGTTTTTGAACGGCGGGGGAGACCCCCGGGGCAAACCGGACGCGATCGTGGCCCTTACGCACTTCGGCTTGAAGCATACGGCCGACCGGACCGCGCTCATCGGGGAAGAAGCGATCGACCTTTGCCGGCAAGTGCCCGAGTTGGCGGGCGTGTTTACCGCTCACTGGCACCAGTTCATCAGCGCGGATATCGGCGGGATTCCCGTCGTTCAGGGAGGCGGAAACGGCAGGGGCTTTGCCGTATTGACGCTGCGCCTTTCGTCGGAAAATCGGCTCCGGAGCGTAACCCCCGGTTTCGTGGACGGCAGCGGCCGGATCGAAGAAATTCCGGCGGACGAGGACGTGCGGCTGCGAACGGACGAATTCAAGCGGCAAGCGATGAAAACGCTCGGCGCCGTCGTCGGACGGTTAGAGGAGGACATCGTTCATAAATCTCCGGTTACGGCGGAAGTGGATATGGAAGGCACCCCGCTCACCAAGCTGGCGATCGACGTCATGCGCGAACAGACCGGATGCCCCATCGCGATGCTGTATTCGGGCCGAATGGGGCTCGGTCTTCCCAAAGGCGAAGTGACGCTGTACCAGCTTCTCAAGCTGTTTTATTTCAACGACGAAATCGTGACGATGAAGCTCGCGGGCGCGGATCTGATCAAAAACATCGAAAACGGCATCTGCACGCTGCGCCGGGAGCGCGCGTCGCCCCTCGCTTTCGGAGGTCTCCGCGTCGTCGCGGATTACGACAGGCCTTACGGCCGCCGGATCGAATCCGTCGTGCTGGAAAACGGCCAACCGCTCGAGCCCGATCGCGAGTACGACATCGCCGTCGACGAATTTATCGCTTCGAACGAAATGGGCTACGATTTTTCGGCGGGGACGGAGCGGAAGCATACGGGCGTTTTTTTGCGCGACAGGATGATTCGGGCCATCGAGGAGCGGGGCGGGCTCGCGGCCGAGTACCCGGTATACCTGAAAGTGAAAAATAAACAATAG
- a CDS encoding ABC transporter ATP-binding protein, with amino-acid sequence MKVSLERLTKTFDEKGKSSRAAVNRLNAEIKSGTLTGLLGPSGCGKSTLLFMIAGLHSTTEGKIWFGEQEVTNLPSEKRGVGLVFQNYALYPHLTARQNIAFPLLNSKNLKAKTQKKLDELVKEQGINVKYKSYVDSLVAETAKLVEISDYLDRKPSELSGGQQQRVAIARALIKNPSILLLDEPLSNLDARLRIQTREEIRRIQQRSGITTIFVTHDQEEALSICDEVIILKEGTLQQQGTPQDVYDHPSNQFVAQFLGNTPINILKGKIESGKLYVGETEWLSLPKPLPDQRVNVGIRAEHVLAASYPRQQTLPVKVVKSFRTGGAFTAEGQLPDGQTLTFLNDRNDPYRENDLLRVYVRPQTMSIFDDKGDRILEC; translated from the coding sequence ATGAAGGTGAGTTTGGAACGATTGACCAAGACGTTCGACGAAAAAGGAAAATCTTCCCGCGCCGCGGTAAACCGACTGAACGCCGAAATCAAATCGGGAACGCTGACGGGGCTGCTCGGCCCTTCGGGCTGCGGCAAGTCGACCCTGCTGTTCATGATCGCGGGGCTTCATTCGACGACGGAGGGGAAAATATGGTTCGGCGAACAAGAGGTCACGAATCTCCCGTCCGAAAAACGCGGAGTCGGGCTCGTCTTTCAAAATTATGCGCTGTATCCGCATTTGACGGCCCGGCAAAATATCGCGTTCCCGCTGCTCAATTCCAAAAATTTAAAAGCGAAAACGCAAAAAAAGCTGGACGAGCTTGTCAAGGAGCAAGGCATCAATGTAAAGTACAAAAGCTATGTCGATTCGCTTGTCGCCGAAACGGCGAAGCTGGTGGAGATTTCGGACTATTTGGACCGAAAGCCGTCCGAGCTGTCCGGCGGACAGCAGCAGCGGGTCGCCATCGCGAGAGCCCTGATCAAAAATCCGTCCATCCTGCTGCTTGACGAACCGCTGTCCAATCTGGACGCGCGGCTGCGGATTCAAACCCGCGAAGAAATCAGGAGAATCCAGCAGCGGTCGGGCATCACGACGATTTTCGTCACGCACGATCAGGAAGAAGCGCTCAGCATTTGCGACGAAGTCATCATTTTAAAAGAAGGCACCCTTCAGCAGCAAGGCACTCCGCAAGACGTGTACGATCATCCTTCCAATCAGTTCGTAGCCCAATTTTTAGGGAACACTCCGATAAATATCCTGAAAGGAAAAATCGAGAGCGGCAAGCTGTACGTCGGCGAAACCGAATGGCTCTCCCTCCCCAAACCGCTTCCGGATCAACGAGTGAACGTCGGCATCCGGGCCGAGCACGTATTGGCCGCATCGTACCCGCGTCAGCAGACGCTGCCGGTCAAGGTCGTGAAGTCTTTCCGAACGGGGGGCGCCTTTACGGCGGAAGGCCAGCTGCCGGACGGACAAACGCTAACCTTCCTCAACGACAGAAACGACCCGTACCGGGAAAACGATTTGTTGCGCGTGTACGTCCGCCCGCAGACGATGAGCATCTTCGACGACAAAGGAGATCGGATCCTGGAATGTTAA
- a CDS encoding carbohydrate ABC transporter permease: protein MLRKKRNPAKARYDNSAYLYLLPAFLLMGIFTVYPVINTFVTSFKHDFQFLTGNYAGLSATHYLDVVSDPVFRRALLNTMFIAFVCVPGSMLVSLVLALGLHSIKRLQGFYLTIFYLPQVTNVIAAGLVFSFIFNTHFGLMNAVLGWFGIEPVAWISGEGIVGSQERYNEAYMRSLFVLFVNNVWDGLSLHVLLFLGGLQNINKQYYEAASVDGVSKWTVTRKITLPLLSPTTIFIFVTSVIFAFRAYANVVALFGGSYGPPGDNSKMMITLVGYIMDALGNYLTPGAVSSAGAAAVVLVLMVMIVVFLQLKLTKRWVFYR from the coding sequence ATGTTAAGGAAAAAGCGGAATCCAGCGAAAGCGCGCTACGACAATTCGGCCTACCTGTACCTGCTCCCGGCGTTTCTGCTCATGGGCATTTTCACGGTTTATCCCGTTATCAATACGTTTGTCACTTCGTTTAAGCACGACTTTCAGTTTTTGACGGGAAACTACGCGGGGCTGAGCGCGACGCATTATCTCGATGTCGTAAGCGACCCGGTGTTCCGAAGGGCGCTGCTGAACACGATGTTCATCGCTTTTGTGTGCGTGCCCGGCTCGATGCTCGTTTCGCTCGTCCTGGCGCTCGGCCTTCATTCGATCAAGCGGCTGCAAGGGTTCTATTTGACGATCTTTTACCTTCCCCAGGTAACCAACGTCATTGCGGCCGGACTGGTGTTCTCCTTTATTTTCAATACCCATTTCGGTTTGATGAACGCCGTTCTCGGCTGGTTCGGCATCGAACCCGTCGCATGGATCAGCGGCGAGGGAATCGTCGGGTCGCAGGAGCGGTATAACGAGGCCTATATGCGAAGCCTTTTCGTTCTTTTCGTGAACAACGTGTGGGACGGGCTGTCGCTTCATGTGCTCCTCTTTTTGGGCGGGCTTCAAAACATAAACAAGCAGTATTACGAAGCCGCGAGCGTGGACGGCGTAAGCAAATGGACGGTTACCCGCAAAATCACGCTGCCGCTGCTGTCCCCGACGACAATCTTTATTTTCGTCACTTCAGTCATTTTCGCATTTCGGGCCTATGCCAACGTCGTCGCCCTGTTCGGCGGCTCCTACGGGCCCCCGGGCGACAATTCCAAGATGATGATCACGCTCGTCGGATACATCATGGACGCCCTCGGCAATTATTTGACGCCGGGAGCGGTCAGCAGCGCCGGGGCGGCGGCGGTCGTTCTGGTGCTGATGGTGATGATCGTCGTCTTCCTTCAATTAAAACTAACGAAAAGATGGGTGTTCTACCGTTGA
- a CDS encoding carbohydrate ABC transporter permease, whose product MTTTMKLGKALLYLFLSVSSLLVLVPFYWMLNTSLKSSAEVAKVPPSLIPAEFRLQNYVDAVVQAPLLTYLINTLIVGVSVVAVSTAVSVLSAYAFARLHFRGKNVLFFIVLATMMIPQEMLIITNFQTIADWGWMNTWQALVVPYWINPFNIYLLRQTFMQVPDELYLAAKVDGLGNFRFLRKVMLPLSKSTVTTTVILSMVLIWQTYAWPTLVTTKDDLRLVSNGLQNAFTSSVGNMEYELQMAAATLITVPLVAMFLFLRKSIFAGMLQGGIKG is encoded by the coding sequence TTGACGACAACGATGAAGCTCGGCAAGGCGCTGCTGTATTTGTTCCTGAGCGTTTCGTCCCTGTTGGTGCTCGTTCCGTTTTATTGGATGCTGAACACGTCCTTGAAGTCTTCGGCAGAGGTCGCGAAAGTTCCGCCGTCGCTTATTCCCGCCGAGTTTCGATTGCAGAATTATGTCGATGCCGTCGTTCAGGCGCCGCTTCTCACCTATCTGATCAATACGCTGATCGTCGGCGTTTCCGTCGTCGCCGTCAGCACGGCCGTCTCGGTTTTGTCGGCTTACGCCTTCGCGCGGCTTCATTTCCGCGGAAAAAACGTTCTGTTTTTCATCGTGCTCGCGACCATGATGATCCCTCAGGAAATGCTGATCATCACGAACTTTCAGACGATCGCGGATTGGGGATGGATGAACACGTGGCAGGCGCTTGTCGTCCCGTACTGGATTAACCCGTTCAACATCTACTTGCTGCGCCAGACCTTCATGCAGGTTCCCGACGAGCTGTATTTGGCGGCGAAAGTGGACGGGCTCGGCAACTTCCGGTTTTTAAGAAAAGTGATGCTTCCGCTTTCCAAATCGACCGTCACGACAACGGTGATCCTATCCATGGTGTTGATCTGGCAGACGTACGCGTGGCCGACCCTGGTCACGACGAAAGACGATTTGAGGCTGGTCTCGAACGGGCTGCAGAACGCGTTTACGAGCAGCGTCGGCAATATGGAGTACGAGCTGCAAATGGCCGCGGCTACGCTGATTACCGTGCCTTTGGTCGCGATGTTCCTGTTTTTGCGCAAATCGATTTTCGCCGGCATGCTCCAGGGAGGCATCAAGGGCTGA